The Caldalkalibacillus salinus nucleotide sequence AAACTTTGATGATGTTTTTTTAAAATCCTTGACAAATGTCGTATTATGCGCTTGCCCAGGAAATGATCTTATTCATCCATATTCCTCGTGTCGTTTTTGCAATGACGCTTGGTTCTGTTCATTCACTTCCTGTAAGCATCGGATTAGGCCAAGCTGGCGAGAATAGCGTTACGATTAATGGAGTCTTTGAATATGGAGGGAAATATAACCCATTTCGGATTCAGGAAAATGAATACCGTATTGTTTCGCATGCTCGGCCATCTTTTGAGCGCATTGAAACGCTCGCTCATACTTTTTCTTAATCAGGGTTAATATTTCAGGATCCATGGTATCCAGTGACTCTCCATCCTCTATCCTGACTAAGGCGAACTGTAAATGGGTGATAAGCCGCTGATAACCAATGCTTTCTTTATCGATCTTCAAACCGATGTTTTCGCCCACCATATTAATGAGTTCGTTAATAAGGGTCGTCTGTTGGAGTGTCTTGCTCATACTGTGCGTACTCATTTTTGCTGTGTTGATGTGCATCGCAATATACCCTGCTTCGTCATCGGGGATGTCAATGCCGATTTTCTCTTTGATAAGGGACTGTGCCCACAACCCTACTTCATACTCTTTGCGATATAGGACTTTAATCTCATTCAACAGCTTATTTTCAATTTGGATGTTTTGCTTCATTCTTTCGAAGGCAAAAGATAAATGGTCTGTCAGCGCGATGTGCACACGTTGGTTTAATTTTGCCTCTAGCTTTTGTTCAGCGTATGATATGATTTCTTCTGCAATCATAATGTGTTCTTCTGGTATGGTGCGTAATAGCTCTAGAAAGCGCTCGTTCCCCTCTTCCATAACGAACACTTTTTCAATCTGATGTCTAGGAATAATATCGTTTTTCTTTTTATTAAAACCAATACCGGCACCCATGACGATTTTTTCACATTCATCATCGTGTGCAACGACAGCATTATTGTTTAGAACCTTTTTTATCTTATAGACGTGTCGATTTGTCTCCATATTCAACCTACCCTCTCCCACATTCTAGCATCACACTATGCTGTTGCAGCATCATATAAAAAAGTGACTCTGTCTCAATATAGCAGAGCCTCCCTTTTTTTGTCATGTTATTTCTTTGCTTTGATTTTTAGAATGTTTGTTTCACCCTTCGATGTTTGGACGACAGACATCGTCTCCATGCTTTCTACCTGATCTCCATTGGTTATTAATACAGGGGTTACAGTATCATTTGCCTTTTCTTTCACGAGTTCCAAGTCAAAGCGAATGAGACGATCACCCGCTTTGACCTTGTCCCCTTCTTTAACAAAGGATTTGAAGCCTTCCCCGTTCATGGCTACCGTTTCGATACCGATGTGGATCAAAATCTCGATACCCGCTTTAGATTCAATTCCAATGGCGTGCTTAGTTGGGAAAATCTGAACGATTTTACCTTCAACTGGTGAGACAACTTCTCCTTCACTTGGCATGATTGCGACACCGTCGCCCATCATCTTTTGTGAAAACGTCGGGTCAGGTACCTCGCTTAGAGAGACTATTGTTCCGGTCAGTGGAGAGACGAAGGTTTCTTGTTCTGGCTTGCCACCCACTATTTTGTTCATGAGTTTTTCAAACATATCGCTTCACCTTTTTCTATCTAAGAATGAACTGGCTTACAAGGTCATGCTTGATTCGTATGTCGTTTGATATGTGCTACCACTTGCTCAGCGGTCTCAAATGTGAGTGCTTCTGTTACGACCGGCTCTAGGTCCGCTTTGTTAAGCTTAGCGATTTGTTGTCTCGCCGGTAAGATGGACGTCGCACTCATACTGAACTCATCAAGCCCTAAACCGAGTAATAACGGGATAGCCACAGGGTCTCCTGCCATTTCACCGCACATGCCAACCCATTTGCCCTCTTGATGTGCCGCATTAATCACCATGCGGATCATTCTAAGGATTGAAGGATGGTATGGCTGATATAAGTAGGATACTTGTTCATTCATACGGTCAGCGGCCATGGTGTACTGAATCAGATCATTCGTTCCGATACTGAAGAAGTCCACTTCTTTGGCAAAGACGTCTGCGAGTAAAGCCGTTGAAGGAATTTCCACCATAATACCTAATTCGATATGTTCACTCACTTCTACGCCTTGCTGTTGAAGAGACTGTTTCTCTTCTTCTAATAGCTCACGTGCTTGACGGAACTCTTCTACTGTTGCCACCATCGGGAACATAATCTTTAATTGGCCTGCCGTACTCGCACGTAAAAGCGCGCGTAGTTGTGTGCGGAAAATATCTTGTTTGTCTAAACACATACGGATGGCGCGGAAACCTAAGAAAGGATTAAGCTCCTTAGGTAAATCGAGATACGGAAGTTCCTTGTCACCACCAACATCTAATGTTCTAACGACAACAGGCTTATCTCCCATTTGTTCTAGCACTTGGCGATACGCTTCATATTGTTCCTCTTCAGAAGGCATCTCATTTCGACCCATGTATATAAACTCTGTGCGGAATAATCCGACCCCTTCTCCACCATTACTGAGGACAGCATCGACATCTTTTACAGTACCGATATTGGCTGCAAGCTCCACCTGATGACCATCTTCAGACACAGACGGTTCATTAACCAGTTTTTCCATTTCTTTTCTTTGCTCAACGTACTCTGCCTGCTTTTGTTTATACTCATTGATTTGCTCATCTGATGGGTCCACTAACACCTGACCTTGAATGCCGTCAACAATGAGCAGCGTACCGTGTTCGACTGTTTGCGTCACGTTTTTCGTCCCCACAACCGCAGGGATTTCCATTGACCTTGCCATAATGGCAGAATGAGACGTACGACCACCGATGTCCGTCGTGAACCCGCGAACATATTCACGGTTAATTTGTGCTGTATCAGAAGGGGTGAGATCATTGGCAACGATCACGACTTCCTCCTGTATCATACTTGGATTCGACGTAGATACGCCTAGCAGATGGCCTAACACACGTTTCGTCACATCTCTAAGATCTGAGGCTCTTTCTTTCATGTAGTCGTTATCCATCTGTTCAAACATGGTAATGAAGCCATTGGCTGCCTCATTTAATGCATACTCAGCGTTGACCTCTTCGCTTTTAATTTTATCTTTGACTTGTTGAATCAGCTCTGGATCATCTAGCACAAGGAGGTGAGCTGAGAATATTGAAGCTTTATCTTCTCCAAGCTCTTTTTTCGCATGGTCACGTATCGCTTCTAACTCTTCCTTCGCTGTGTTGATGGCTGTCTCAAGTCTGCCTTGTTCCGCTTCGACATCTTCCACCGGCTTTTTGGATACGTCTAATTCCTCATCTTGCATGATAAACGCTTTCGCGATTGCAATACCTGAGGAAGCCGCAATTCCTCTCAACTCTGCCATCCTTATTCTCCTAAACCTTCATTTTTCATTGATTCTTCAATGGCTTGTAGCGCTTCATCAGCATCGTCGCCTTCTGCTGTTACTTTAATATCTGCTCCTTGTTGAATGCCTAAGGACATCACGCCCATAATGGACTTCAGGTTAACGGACTTTTCTCCGTGTACGAGTTCAATTTCAGAGTTAAATTTAGACGCCGTTTGGACTAACTGTGTCGCCGGACGTGCATGTATCCCAGATTCACTTGTTACTTTAAATGTTTTTTCAGCCATCGTGCAAAACTCCTTTTTGTTTGTTTATATGTTATTTTGTCGATTCGGAAAGAGATTCATTCTAAAATAAAGCCCTTTCATGGCAAATAAAAAAGCATGGATGTATGCACAGTTTCCCCCTCAGCTGAGTGAGTAAACGTGTTCAGTCACATCCATGCCTGATCGAGTCAGTCACATGTAAGGTATATGGTTTTTGGTTAAGGTTAGGTTAGCAATTTAATGAACAATCCTATCGACAATCATAGACATATTACCACAATAGATTGTAAGATTTCAATACATAAAGACTAAATTTACTTTTTCCTTTCTTTTTTGATACGATTTAGACAGACAAAAAGTCGGAATTGAGGGATAATGATGAACATTATTGTTAGCACACTAAATGCAAAATACATTCACACTTGCTTAGCTTTGCGATACCTCAAAAGCTATGCACAGCCAGAGTTTGAAGTGCAAATGAAAGAATTCACGATAAAAGATCCGGCTATGAATATCGTCACGGAGTTACACAGTCTTCAACCGGATATCATCGGATTTAGCTGTTACATTTGGAACATAGAGCAAACAATCCCTGTGATTCAGATGCTTAAAAAGGTCCATCCCGATTTAAAAATTGTACTGGGGGGTCCTGAGGTCTCGTACGATGTCGAGTACTGGTTTGAACGCGTGCCAGAGATAGACTTTATCGTCGTGGGTGAAGGAGAAGACACGTTTAAGCAACTCTTACAGGAAGTGCAAAGTGAGCAGAAGTATCACATGGTCTTTGGTTTGGCTTATCGTCATAAGAACGGAGACGTCATCGTGAACCCGCCAAGGCCAAAACTAGACTTAAAAGAAGTGCCCTCTCCCTTTCGTTTTGAAGAAGATACACAACATCTCGCAAAGCGTATTACCTATATCGAAACCAGCCGAGGATGTCCCTTCAGCTGTCAGTTTTGTCTTTCCTCAATTGAGGTCGGCGTCCGGTACTTTGATATTGAGCGTATGAAAGAAGAGATTTTGTTCCTAATTGAAAACGGTGCCAAGCTCATCAAATTCGTCGATCGTACCTTCAACATTAAACGCGACTATGCCATGGAGATGTTTGATTTCCTCATCAAAAACCACCAAGGATGTGTGTTTCAGTTTGAGATCACTGCTGACATCATGCGACCTGAAGTGATCACATTTTTAAACGAGCACGCACCGCCTGGCGTCTTTCGATTTGAAATCGGGGTGCAATCAACGAATGATGCCACAAATGAACGGGTACAAAGAAAACAAAACTTCAAAAAACTCAAGCGCACAGTAGAAATGGTTCGAGACGGAGGAAAAATCACACAACATCTTGATTTAATTGCGGGTCTACCAGAAGAAAACTATGATTCGTTCAGAAAAACGTTTAATGATGTCTTTACCCTCGGGCCTGAGGAGCTACAGTTAGGGTT carries:
- the ptsP gene encoding phosphoenolpyruvate--protein phosphotransferase, whose protein sequence is MAELRGIAASSGIAIAKAFIMQDEELDVSKKPVEDVEAEQGRLETAINTAKEELEAIRDHAKKELGEDKASIFSAHLLVLDDPELIQQVKDKIKSEEVNAEYALNEAANGFITMFEQMDNDYMKERASDLRDVTKRVLGHLLGVSTSNPSMIQEEVVIVANDLTPSDTAQINREYVRGFTTDIGGRTSHSAIMARSMEIPAVVGTKNVTQTVEHGTLLIVDGIQGQVLVDPSDEQINEYKQKQAEYVEQRKEMEKLVNEPSVSEDGHQVELAANIGTVKDVDAVLSNGGEGVGLFRTEFIYMGRNEMPSEEEQYEAYRQVLEQMGDKPVVVRTLDVGGDKELPYLDLPKELNPFLGFRAIRMCLDKQDIFRTQLRALLRASTAGQLKIMFPMVATVEEFRQARELLEEEKQSLQQQGVEVSEHIELGIMVEIPSTALLADVFAKEVDFFSIGTNDLIQYTMAADRMNEQVSYLYQPYHPSILRMIRMVINAAHQEGKWVGMCGEMAGDPVAIPLLLGLGLDEFSMSATSILPARQQIAKLNKADLEPVVTEALTFETAEQVVAHIKRHTNQA
- a CDS encoding B12-binding domain-containing radical SAM protein: MNIIVSTLNAKYIHTCLALRYLKSYAQPEFEVQMKEFTIKDPAMNIVTELHSLQPDIIGFSCYIWNIEQTIPVIQMLKKVHPDLKIVLGGPEVSYDVEYWFERVPEIDFIVVGEGEDTFKQLLQEVQSEQKYHMVFGLAYRHKNGDVIVNPPRPKLDLKEVPSPFRFEEDTQHLAKRITYIETSRGCPFSCQFCLSSIEVGVRYFDIERMKEEILFLIENGAKLIKFVDRTFNIKRDYAMEMFDFLIKNHQGCVFQFEITADIMRPEVITFLNEHAPPGVFRFEIGVQSTNDATNERVQRKQNFKKLKRTVEMVRDGGKITQHLDLIAGLPEENYDSFRKTFNDVFTLGPEELQLGFLKMLRGTGVRLRAAEHDYVYMDQAPYEILSNNVLPFEDIVRIKRVEDVLEKYWNDHRMDHTIQYITQQTFSSPFDFFQSFGDYWEEKGWSKIGHQLEHLFQRLDDFLFTSNVPQYDFIKSLMKYDFFMHHKHKPRKIWWHHEMDKSTRKQLIRAISENPEHCAQGLQRLELNEQALQKHTMMDIIPYDLGQYFKTGQIQQSATCLMVYYNPKTQQPTSFFFPVSEPLIGTA
- a CDS encoding PTS sugar transporter subunit IIA, with product MFEKLMNKIVGGKPEQETFVSPLTGTIVSLSEVPDPTFSQKMMGDGVAIMPSEGEVVSPVEGKIVQIFPTKHAIGIESKAGIEILIHIGIETVAMNGEGFKSFVKEGDKVKAGDRLIRFDLELVKEKANDTVTPVLITNGDQVESMETMSVVQTSKGETNILKIKAKK
- a CDS encoding PRD domain-containing protein yields the protein METNRHVYKIKKVLNNNAVVAHDDECEKIVMGAGIGFNKKKNDIIPRHQIEKVFVMEEGNERFLELLRTIPEEHIMIAEEIISYAEQKLEAKLNQRVHIALTDHLSFAFERMKQNIQIENKLLNEIKVLYRKEYEVGLWAQSLIKEKIGIDIPDDEAGYIAMHINTAKMSTHSMSKTLQQTTLINELINMVGENIGLKIDKESIGYQRLITHLQFALVRIEDGESLDTMDPEILTLIKKKYERAFQCAQKMAEHAKQYGIHFPESEMGYISLHIQRLH
- a CDS encoding phosphocarrier protein HPr; the protein is MAEKTFKVTSESGIHARPATQLVQTASKFNSEIELVHGEKSVNLKSIMGVMSLGIQQGADIKVTAEGDDADEALQAIEESMKNEGLGE